The following are encoded together in the Pedobacter sp. D749 genome:
- the htpG gene encoding molecular chaperone HtpG gives MSIQEKGNISIHTENIFPIIKKFLYSDNEIFLRELVSNAVDAVQKIKRLGSLGQFNGEVGTPLVQVSVDKDAKTITISDNGLGMTAEEIKKYINQVAFSGASEFVEKFKDAKDANEIIGKFGLGFYSAFMVADLVEIQTLSYQDGAEPARWVCDGSTEFEITEGTKTTRGTDIILHVNKDSEEFLEESKLQEILNKYAKFLPVPIKFGTKTESVEDGVDEEGKAKYNDVEVDNIINTTNPIWTKAPADLSDEDYLNFYRELYPFSEEPLFWIHLNVDYPFNLTGVLYFPKLKNDFEMQRNKIKLYSRQVFITDEVKDIVPEFLMLLHGVIDSPDIPLNVSRSFLQADSNVKKINNYITKKVADKLGELFAKDRKAYEDKWKDIGLFVKYGMISEEKFYDKAKDFALVGNTKKELFTLPEYKEKVSPLQTDKNGTVVYLYTNDAAKQDAFIQSVNKKDYDVLVLDSPIDNHFINQLEQKLEKTSIKRVDSSVADKLIEKDEQNEHVLTEDQVKEVTAIFEKAITKPGMQVEIVALHPEELPVTITMDEFMRRMKDMAAMGGGMGFYGQMPDNYKVAINGNHKLISKILNADEAEQSTLAKQAVDLALLAQGMLTGAELTAFVSRSVELI, from the coding sequence ATGAGCATACAGGAAAAAGGAAATATTTCGATACATACCGAAAATATTTTCCCGATAATTAAGAAGTTTTTATACTCTGATAACGAAATTTTTCTTCGTGAGTTGGTTTCTAATGCAGTAGATGCTGTCCAGAAAATTAAAAGACTAGGTTCATTAGGCCAGTTTAATGGCGAGGTTGGTACACCATTGGTACAAGTTTCGGTTGATAAGGATGCTAAAACCATTACCATTAGTGATAATGGTTTGGGAATGACGGCCGAAGAGATTAAAAAGTACATTAACCAGGTTGCATTTTCTGGCGCAAGTGAGTTTGTAGAGAAATTTAAAGATGCTAAAGATGCCAATGAAATCATCGGTAAATTCGGTTTAGGTTTCTATTCGGCCTTTATGGTTGCAGATTTAGTGGAAATTCAAACTTTATCATACCAGGATGGCGCCGAGCCTGCACGCTGGGTTTGTGATGGAAGTACAGAATTTGAAATTACTGAAGGCACTAAAACTACCCGCGGTACCGATATTATCCTCCATGTAAACAAAGATTCGGAAGAGTTTTTAGAAGAAAGCAAACTGCAGGAAATCCTTAATAAATACGCTAAATTTTTACCAGTTCCAATTAAGTTTGGTACTAAAACAGAATCGGTTGAAGATGGCGTAGATGAAGAGGGTAAAGCTAAATATAATGATGTTGAAGTTGATAATATTATCAATACCACTAACCCGATCTGGACAAAAGCTCCTGCAGATTTGTCAGATGAGGATTATTTAAACTTTTACCGCGAATTATATCCATTTAGTGAAGAACCATTGTTCTGGATCCACTTAAATGTTGATTATCCTTTTAATTTAACAGGCGTATTGTATTTCCCTAAGTTGAAAAACGATTTTGAAATGCAACGTAACAAAATCAAATTGTACTCGCGCCAGGTATTTATTACCGATGAAGTAAAAGATATTGTTCCTGAATTCTTAATGTTATTGCATGGGGTAATCGACTCGCCAGATATTCCTTTAAATGTATCGCGTAGTTTCTTGCAGGCCGATAGCAATGTTAAAAAGATCAATAACTATATTACCAAAAAGGTTGCCGATAAATTAGGTGAGTTGTTTGCTAAAGACCGTAAAGCGTATGAAGATAAATGGAAAGACATTGGTCTTTTTGTAAAATACGGTATGATTAGCGAAGAGAAGTTTTACGACAAAGCCAAAGATTTTGCTTTGGTGGGAAATACTAAAAAAGAACTTTTCACGCTTCCTGAATATAAAGAAAAGGTATCTCCTTTGCAGACTGATAAAAACGGAACAGTAGTGTATTTATATACCAATGATGCCGCGAAACAAGATGCGTTTATCCAGTCAGTCAATAAAAAAGATTATGATGTTTTAGTGCTGGACTCGCCAATCGACAATCACTTTATTAATCAGTTAGAGCAAAAATTAGAAAAAACATCGATTAAACGTGTTGATTCGAGCGTTGCAGATAAATTAATTGAGAAAGACGAGCAGAACGAGCATGTTTTAACTGAAGACCAGGTAAAAGAAGTAACGGCTATTTTTGAAAAAGCCATAACCAAACCAGGGATGCAGGTAGAAATTGTGGCTTTACATCCTGAAGAATTACCCGTAACCATCACTATGGATGAGTTTATGCGCCGGATGAAAGATATGGCTGCTATGGGCGGTGGAATGGGCTTCTATGGCCAGATGCCAGACAATTACAAGGTTGCCATTAATGGAAACCACAAGTTGATCAGCAAGATTTTAAATGCTGATGAAGCAGAACAAAGCACCTTGGCTAAACAAGCAGTAGATTTAGCGCTATTGGCTCAAGGTATGTTAACCGGAGCAGAGTTAACCGCCTTTGTAAGCAGAAGTGTAGAATTAATTTAA
- a CDS encoding type I restriction enzyme HsdR N-terminal domain-containing protein: MELKDEIGQFAVRIKKMLPQVQSEDLTRNALVMPFIQILGFDPSEVQSEAVLDFGVKKSKKVDYTIMKDGEPAILVECKHHNDNLDIHDSRLSKYFRKTKAKYGLLTNGLVYRFYTEKMVRSKKNQEPLFEFKITDTKAAIIAKMIEDHKDYFNVDQKTKVVAKR, encoded by the coding sequence ATGGAATTGAAAGACGAAATCGGGCAGTTTGCCGTAAGAATTAAGAAAATGCTTCCACAAGTTCAATCTGAGGATTTAACACGGAATGCGTTAGTTATGCCTTTTATCCAAATCTTGGGATTTGACCCCTCTGAGGTTCAATCTGAAGCTGTTCTAGACTTCGGGGTTAAAAAAAGTAAAAAAGTTGATTATACTATTATGAAAGATGGTGAGCCTGCAATTCTCGTAGAATGTAAACACCACAACGATAATTTGGATATTCACGATTCACGCCTATCCAAATACTTCCGTAAAACAAAAGCAAAATATGGCTTACTAACGAATGGCTTGGTTTATCGCTTTTATACAGAGAAAATGGTGAGATCAAAGAAAAATCAAGAGCCATTGTTTGAGTTTAAAATAACGGATACCAAAGCAGCTATTATTGCTAAAATGATAGAAGATCATAAAGACTATTTCAATGTAGATCAGAAAACTAAAGTAGTAGCCAAAAGGTAA
- a CDS encoding LytTR family DNA-binding domain-containing protein, whose protein sequence is MNLKCVVIDDEQHAIEVLTDHIAEMPGLTVFKTFTSPVQALTEISIEDEIDLLFMDIDMPGINGLELAKNIREKAKYLIFTTAHPDYALQAFDVQSDQYLLKPISFAKFALGIDRILKKESTNSSKTTTKEADQVAALYIKGDHKYAFSNIAIDEILYIKALQNYIQIITKSEIHTTYLTLKEIEKALESHPFIRVNKSNIVAKSAIKKVDGNIIRLVNNEMIQIGEGYKEAFFGYVQSSLLKSNRNQ, encoded by the coding sequence ATGAATCTAAAATGCGTTGTTATAGACGACGAGCAACATGCAATTGAAGTATTAACTGACCACATTGCAGAAATGCCTGGTTTAACAGTTTTTAAAACTTTTACCAGCCCTGTCCAGGCACTTACTGAGATAAGTATTGAGGACGAAATTGATTTATTATTTATGGATATTGATATGCCGGGAATCAACGGATTGGAACTGGCCAAAAATATCAGAGAAAAAGCAAAATATTTAATTTTTACAACCGCTCATCCTGATTATGCTTTGCAAGCATTTGATGTACAATCAGATCAGTACTTATTAAAACCTATTTCTTTTGCAAAATTTGCATTAGGTATTGATAGGATTTTAAAAAAGGAATCCACTAACAGTAGTAAAACTACTACGAAAGAAGCTGATCAGGTTGCGGCCCTTTACATCAAGGGCGACCATAAATATGCTTTTTCCAACATCGCTATTGACGAAATACTTTATATCAAAGCACTCCAGAACTATATACAGATTATTACTAAGTCTGAAATCCACACGACCTATCTTACACTTAAGGAAATTGAAAAGGCCTTAGAAAGCCATCCTTTTATCCGCGTTAATAAATCGAACATTGTGGCTAAATCGGCAATCAAAAAAGTAGATGGAAATATAATCCGTTTGGTAAATAATGAGATGATCCAAATTGGCGAAGGTTACAAAGAAGCTTTCTTCGGTTATGTACAAAGTAGTTTGTTAAAATCTAATCGAAATCAATAA
- a CDS encoding sensor histidine kinase, translated as MLIAYILISYVLVLLFGKIGIIESENWDFIGRNFILSCIYRALLFIGFSTGYVYIIKSFQDQKKVEALERQNLVTQIEKQALENDLVQSQNNYLRSQINPHFLFNTLNFIYNDARKKAPMAADAIMNLSEMMRYALKRPEASEMVPLSEEIEQIEHLINLHKLRTANTINLELEVTGDMFGLRFPPLILLTLVENIFKHGNISHSTQQAIIKITYEGDKLNISTINMINDNKGKQTESHHVGIDNVGKRLSSFYGNDYIFRYYKDPLNRFITEIDVTVVNPLARLNR; from the coding sequence ATGTTAATAGCTTATATTTTAATAAGTTATGTACTTGTATTGTTATTTGGAAAAATTGGGATAATAGAAAGTGAAAATTGGGACTTTATTGGCCGAAATTTTATATTATCATGTATTTATAGGGCATTATTATTTATAGGTTTTTCTACTGGCTACGTTTATATCATTAAATCATTTCAAGACCAAAAGAAAGTAGAAGCACTGGAACGTCAGAACCTGGTTACCCAAATAGAAAAACAGGCATTAGAGAACGATCTGGTTCAATCGCAAAACAATTATCTGCGCAGTCAAATCAATCCACACTTTCTATTTAACACGTTAAACTTTATCTATAACGATGCCCGCAAAAAGGCACCCATGGCAGCAGATGCCATTATGAATCTGTCAGAAATGATGCGTTATGCCCTAAAACGCCCTGAAGCTTCAGAGATGGTTCCGCTGAGTGAAGAAATTGAGCAGATTGAACACCTGATCAATCTCCATAAACTGCGAACGGCTAATACCATCAACCTGGAACTTGAAGTAACGGGCGATATGTTTGGATTAAGATTTCCTCCGCTTATCTTATTAACTTTGGTTGAAAATATATTTAAGCACGGAAATATTTCACACTCTACCCAACAGGCGATCATTAAAATCACTTACGAAGGAGACAAGCTGAATATCAGCACCATAAACATGATTAATGATAATAAAGGCAAACAGACAGAAAGCCATCATGTAGGGATTGACAATGTTGGCAAGCGCCTGAGCAGTTTTTATGGTAATGATTATATATTCAGGTATTATAAGGATCCACTTAACCGCTTCATTACAGAAATAGATGTGACTGTGGTTAATCCGTTGGCCAGGTTAAACCGCTAA
- a CDS encoding lantibiotic dehydratase, with product MKLNIQPTVIFRTPKFSYQSELADCWEELKLAISISSAAFYETIKEVKANELKDLPPKVYFTIWKYFNRAKFRATPYGTFASFSLLSNAIKPSESRIVVEEALKVRELIDWPHKNNIQLPLADLLQKNCLIFSNSSYYLTPNSIRYIACTDGVFELAELDQDDFVIQILTACLKPLRFNDLAKQLNLSDTEVKALFGLLQDMHDLQLVFTNYDPNIIGDDYFKRLGLANTAELPKYLIAERIALSGVINERSLQAIPGLISMLHNIMPAKDRDALSQFQVRFKKKFEDREVPLLLALDPEMGVGYDELEQSGQNSGFITRFNNKPPKKVGTENIRTALKPYLTKQKFEKGKTVYLNKLVLTPNQKTAPLPNSFSMVMSVHDDLIFIEQIGGVTSNALNGRFTMASGEVEQYAKDIASAEQQANPGVLFFDVAYMVEANVDNVNRRKLIYGHQLSILNFDTSTAPLALNDIQISVRGTEIILRSKQLNKRLVPRMASAYNYIRSDLSVFRLLCDLQHQGLQTNLSFPLDTIYPDLDYYPRLQYQNIVLSSNKWKIKKEVLLGPDQKLLPIAECRSYLNNLGVSEYFKAGMSDQTLCFALQNDDDINAFLQYVQKQGSTYIEEILIPQNSIVVDEAAKPYLAQFVLSISHDEQIYRGLVEISVNAGVTRFFLPGKEWLYFEIYCHQQRSDQILTEVIAPFLTTHSDQVKSWFFIRYNENGNHIRFRIQLNNPIDGQLLISRLMDDLESLLNSGLVSDVQIKTYKRELERYGSNMIEDVERHFAVDSAFVVSLLETQTDDFNKYKLCSLLVAKIIGANLIDKAAINRVVRLMSDNFNEEHRLDATDFKQLNVHYQEFRKTEWTALTVEQEQGFSVFSDSFIRILTQCAPENVLKLLTDLIHMHVNRLFNKDQRTHEMVIYYFLLKDIQRQNATKI from the coding sequence ATGAAGCTGAATATCCAACCAACCGTAATTTTTAGAACACCTAAATTTTCATATCAATCCGAACTGGCAGATTGTTGGGAGGAATTAAAACTGGCCATTTCAATATCTTCCGCAGCCTTTTACGAAACCATAAAAGAAGTAAAGGCAAATGAACTCAAAGATCTTCCACCTAAGGTTTATTTTACCATCTGGAAATATTTTAACCGTGCGAAATTCAGAGCCACCCCTTATGGCACTTTTGCTAGTTTTAGTCTGTTAAGTAATGCCATTAAACCATCCGAAAGCAGAATAGTAGTTGAAGAAGCTTTAAAGGTCCGAGAACTGATTGATTGGCCTCACAAAAATAATATTCAATTGCCTTTGGCAGATCTGTTGCAAAAGAACTGCCTCATATTTAGTAACAGCAGTTATTATTTAACACCTAATAGTATCCGCTATATAGCATGTACTGATGGTGTTTTCGAACTGGCCGAGCTGGATCAGGACGATTTTGTAATACAAATATTAACGGCTTGCCTGAAGCCACTCAGGTTTAATGACCTGGCAAAACAATTAAATTTAAGTGATACTGAGGTAAAGGCACTGTTTGGGTTGCTGCAGGATATGCACGATTTACAGCTTGTCTTTACCAACTACGATCCCAATATTATCGGAGATGATTATTTTAAGCGATTAGGGCTTGCTAATACGGCTGAGTTACCAAAATACCTTATCGCGGAACGCATAGCTTTATCTGGTGTTATTAATGAACGTTCGCTTCAGGCCATTCCAGGTTTGATCAGTATGCTTCATAATATAATGCCTGCTAAAGATCGTGATGCCCTTAGCCAGTTCCAGGTTCGGTTTAAGAAAAAATTCGAAGATCGGGAGGTACCGCTTTTATTGGCGCTTGATCCTGAAATGGGTGTAGGATACGATGAGTTGGAGCAATCTGGGCAAAATAGCGGGTTTATCACGCGCTTTAACAATAAGCCACCCAAAAAAGTAGGGACGGAAAATATTAGAACGGCACTAAAACCCTACCTGACTAAACAAAAATTTGAGAAAGGCAAAACAGTTTATCTGAACAAACTTGTCTTGACACCGAATCAAAAAACAGCACCTTTACCGAATTCATTCAGTATGGTAATGTCTGTTCATGATGATTTGATTTTTATAGAACAGATCGGTGGAGTAACCTCAAATGCGCTAAATGGAAGGTTTACCATGGCATCCGGGGAGGTAGAGCAGTACGCTAAAGACATTGCATCCGCAGAACAACAAGCAAATCCCGGGGTGTTGTTTTTTGATGTGGCCTATATGGTAGAAGCCAATGTAGATAATGTAAACCGGCGGAAGTTAATCTACGGGCATCAATTGTCGATATTAAATTTTGATACCTCAACCGCGCCACTTGCTTTAAATGATATACAAATCTCAGTTCGGGGTACAGAGATTATCCTTCGCTCTAAGCAGTTAAATAAACGGCTGGTGCCAAGAATGGCTTCTGCCTACAACTACATCCGTTCAGATCTTTCTGTATTTAGGTTATTGTGCGATTTGCAACATCAAGGCTTGCAAACAAATCTTTCCTTTCCGCTCGATACCATTTACCCTGATTTGGATTATTACCCAAGGTTACAATATCAGAATATAGTTTTAAGCAGTAATAAATGGAAAATTAAAAAAGAAGTCCTGTTAGGGCCCGATCAAAAGTTGCTACCCATCGCAGAATGTAGATCATACCTAAACAATTTAGGCGTTAGCGAATATTTTAAAGCCGGTATGTCCGATCAAACTTTATGCTTTGCCCTGCAAAACGACGATGATATCAATGCTTTTCTACAATACGTACAAAAACAAGGCAGTACTTATATTGAAGAAATACTAATCCCTCAAAATAGTATCGTGGTTGATGAAGCAGCTAAGCCCTATCTGGCACAGTTTGTTCTGAGTATAAGTCATGATGAGCAAATTTATCGTGGCTTGGTAGAAATATCAGTAAATGCCGGGGTAACCCGATTTTTCCTGCCAGGTAAAGAATGGCTTTATTTTGAAATTTATTGCCATCAGCAACGTAGCGATCAGATTTTGACGGAAGTCATAGCACCATTCCTGACCACTCATTCAGATCAGGTAAAATCGTGGTTTTTTATCCGTTACAATGAAAACGGAAACCACATCCGGTTTAGGATTCAACTAAACAATCCTATAGATGGGCAGCTGTTAATATCAAGGCTTATGGATGATCTCGAATCGCTTTTAAACTCAGGTTTGGTGTCTGATGTACAGATTAAAACCTACAAGCGTGAGCTAGAACGTTATGGCAGTAATATGATTGAAGATGTTGAACGGCACTTCGCTGTAGATAGTGCATTTGTAGTATCGCTTTTAGAAACCCAGACAGATGATTTTAACAAATATAAATTGTGCAGCCTTTTGGTCGCAAAAATTATCGGAGCTAATCTTATAGATAAGGCCGCCATCAATAGGGTTGTGAGATTAATGTCTGATAACTTTAATGAAGAGCATCGGTTAGACGCAACCGATTTTAAACAATTAAATGTTCATTATCAGGAGTTTCGAAAAACAGAATGGACAGCGTTAACAGTAGAACAGGAGCAGGGCTTTAGTGTGTTTTCAGACTCTTTTATCAGGATTCTTACACAATGTGCGCCTGAAAATGTGTTAAAGTTGTTAACCGATTTAATACACATGCACGTAAACAGACTCTTTAACAAAGATCAGCGAACACATGAAATGGTGATATACTATTTTTTACTAAAAGATATTCAGCGTCAGAATGCAACAAAAATTTAG
- a CDS encoding OmpA family protein produces the protein MKKILLFLLVAFGGFANAQYVVNYKKVADTYFENKDYYAASTFYKKALKITGDSTQAILPYGKERKLASDDKVIEDYEGSIYNLAESSRLYREFNEAEKYYAIAITFTNTRFRKALYYYAESLRANKKFNPAIDAFQQFIQKNPGDALAKEAQKEIESCKFAIEEMRFPRIVQVKKVPGNVNGLGSNYAPVIINNELYFTSSRPVAVGSKKDMVKTDAGEIQVSTKTNPFINNIYAAKGELTSADIAVRKIDINFPKNMEIAAVTFTPDGNTMYFTAWKDKEKYAIYSSKKTGDKWADPQPVGLQVNSRDFNSSQPFVTSDGKFLLFSSDRSGGYGKFDLWYCALREDGSLGQAVNFGSTINTGDDERAPYYNSLTKKLLFSTDGRIGFGGLDFFESEGDLVNWSEPKNLGYPFNSSKDDLYFTATDDKGTKGYISSDRESSCCLEVFEVKKEYLSVAGLLTDCKTKLPLAGTIVTLTNAEGSQKITTGTDGIYSFKVDSKRPVKLLFAKDNYFSITKNYVYEELAKADTLIYKDYCLSPFKLGIPITLDNVYYEFNSTELTEPSKKVLDFLIPIMEDNPEMEIELGSHTDNIGTDEYNLDLSNRRAKSCTDYLESKGVAAARMTSKGYGESMPIAPNEIVVKRKKKDNPEGRAKNRRTEFKVTKK, from the coding sequence ATGAAAAAAATATTACTCTTTTTGTTAGTGGCATTTGGCGGTTTTGCAAACGCACAGTATGTGGTAAATTATAAAAAGGTTGCAGATACCTATTTCGAAAATAAGGATTATTATGCAGCATCTACCTTTTATAAAAAGGCCTTAAAAATTACCGGCGATAGTACCCAGGCCATTTTACCTTATGGTAAAGAAAGAAAATTAGCCTCTGATGATAAAGTGATAGAAGATTATGAAGGATCAATTTATAACCTTGCAGAATCCAGCAGGCTGTATAGGGAATTTAATGAGGCTGAAAAATATTATGCTATAGCGATAACCTTTACGAATACTCGTTTTAGAAAGGCGCTGTATTATTATGCTGAAAGCTTAAGGGCAAATAAAAAATTTAATCCGGCTATTGATGCTTTTCAGCAGTTTATCCAGAAAAATCCTGGCGATGCTTTGGCTAAAGAAGCACAAAAGGAAATTGAGTCGTGTAAGTTTGCAATCGAAGAAATGCGCTTTCCACGCATAGTGCAGGTTAAAAAAGTACCTGGCAATGTAAATGGTTTAGGATCTAACTATGCGCCCGTTATAATCAATAACGAATTATATTTCACTTCATCACGTCCGGTTGCTGTGGGTAGTAAAAAAGATATGGTTAAAACAGATGCCGGAGAAATTCAGGTATCAACTAAAACCAATCCATTCATCAACAATATCTATGCAGCTAAAGGCGAATTAACTTCGGCAGATATAGCAGTAAGAAAAATCGATATCAATTTTCCTAAAAACATGGAAATTGCTGCGGTTACTTTTACCCCTGACGGAAATACAATGTACTTTACCGCCTGGAAGGATAAAGAAAAATATGCTATTTACTCTTCTAAAAAAACTGGTGATAAATGGGCAGATCCACAACCCGTTGGTTTACAGGTAAACAGTAGAGATTTTAATTCTTCACAACCTTTTGTGACCAGCGATGGTAAATTCCTTCTTTTCTCGTCTGATAGAAGTGGTGGTTATGGTAAATTCGACCTTTGGTATTGTGCTTTACGTGAAGATGGGTCATTAGGGCAGGCTGTAAATTTTGGATCAACCATTAATACCGGAGATGACGAACGTGCACCGTATTATAATTCATTAACCAAAAAATTATTGTTCAGTACCGATGGACGTATTGGTTTCGGTGGCCTTGATTTTTTTGAGTCAGAGGGCGATCTGGTAAATTGGTCTGAGCCTAAAAATCTCGGTTATCCGTTCAACTCTTCAAAAGATGATCTTTACTTTACCGCAACTGATGATAAAGGAACAAAAGGATACATTAGTTCTGATCGCGAATCATCTTGTTGTTTGGAGGTGTTTGAAGTGAAAAAAGAATACCTTTCTGTTGCAGGCCTTTTAACCGATTGTAAAACTAAATTGCCTTTGGCAGGTACCATTGTAACTTTAACAAATGCAGAAGGATCACAGAAAATAACTACAGGTACCGATGGAATTTACAGTTTTAAAGTAGATTCGAAAAGACCGGTCAAATTGCTTTTTGCAAAAGATAATTATTTCTCAATTACTAAAAACTACGTTTACGAAGAACTGGCAAAGGCAGATACCTTGATTTATAAAGATTATTGTTTAAGCCCTTTCAAATTGGGTATCCCGATAACTTTGGATAATGTTTATTACGAATTTAACAGTACAGAACTTACTGAACCTTCTAAAAAAGTATTAGATTTCCTGATCCCGATTATGGAAGATAATCCCGAAATGGAAATAGAACTAGGTTCTCATACTGATAATATTGGTACAGATGAGTACAACTTAGACCTATCGAACAGAAGAGCTAAATCTTGTACAGATTATTTGGAAAGTAAAGGAGTTGCCGCTGCCAGAATGACTTCTAAAGGATATGGAGAATCGATGCCGATTGCGCCAAACGAAATTGTTGTAAAACGCAAGAAAAAGGATAATCCTGAAGGAAGAGCTAAAAACAGAAGAACAGAATTTAAAGTAACTAAAAAATAA
- a CDS encoding PorP/SprF family type IX secretion system membrane protein, producing the protein MKILSALKIYVAVLGLLLCTAKSFAQTDPHFSQYYANPLYLNPALTGVIDGDYRATVNFKQQWSALNSSFLTGGASFDMAPKKNLAFGATILNQRAGELDFNYLSALVSGSYRLRFGAEGLQMVSFGLQAGIINRSFDFSQARFGNQFNPVSGYDGGMNGETLSSQSSLVPDINAGIMFFDGNPNKSVNVFLGASAAHLNRPMDRFSGSNSRIPIRFTAHGGARIKASELLDIVPNALFMYQGNTNEVSLGAYAQLNVNPSANILFGGNYRNKDAAIAFVGLQLNNMVFGLSYDVNTSTFNRASNSNGGLELSISLIGRNGIIGPNFFCPRL; encoded by the coding sequence ATGAAAATACTATCGGCTTTAAAAATATATGTTGCAGTGCTAGGATTGCTGCTGTGTACAGCCAAGTCCTTTGCGCAAACTGATCCGCATTTTTCACAATACTATGCAAATCCGTTATACCTTAACCCGGCATTAACGGGTGTAATAGATGGCGATTACCGTGCAACCGTAAACTTTAAACAACAATGGAGTGCGCTAAATAGTTCTTTTTTAACAGGTGGAGCATCTTTCGATATGGCTCCCAAAAAGAACCTGGCATTTGGTGCAACCATTTTAAATCAAAGGGCTGGAGAGCTGGATTTTAACTACCTCTCTGCCCTGGTATCAGGCTCATACCGTTTGCGGTTTGGTGCCGAGGGCTTGCAGATGGTGAGCTTTGGCTTACAGGCAGGTATAATTAACCGTAGTTTCGATTTCTCTCAGGCCAGGTTTGGCAATCAGTTTAATCCAGTTTCAGGTTATGATGGTGGTATGAATGGCGAAACGCTTTCTTCTCAATCATCGCTGGTTCCTGATATAAACGCAGGTATTATGTTCTTCGATGGTAACCCGAACAAAAGTGTAAACGTTTTCTTAGGCGCAAGTGCAGCACACTTAAACCGCCCCATGGATCGTTTCTCTGGCTCAAATTCACGTATTCCGATTCGTTTTACTGCTCATGGTGGGGCAAGAATCAAGGCTTCGGAGTTGTTGGATATTGTACCCAATGCATTGTTTATGTACCAGGGTAATACAAACGAAGTTTCGTTGGGTGCTTATGCACAGCTTAATGTTAATCCATCTGCAAATATTTTATTTGGTGGTAACTACCGCAATAAAGATGCAGCAATTGCCTTTGTTGGCTTACAATTAAATAACATGGTTTTCGGCTTAAGTTATGATGTAAATACCTCTACTTTTAACCGTGCCTCTAACAGTAACGGTGGTTTAGAGCTTTCCATCTCGTTAATTGGCCGTAATGGTATCATTGGTCCAAACTTCTTTTGCCCAAGATTATAA